In Panicum virgatum strain AP13 chromosome 5K, P.virgatum_v5, whole genome shotgun sequence, the genomic window GCGGGTCCCTGGGAGTGGAGGGGGGACGggacgggaggaggaggagctggagcagGGGACTCACATCGAGCTGCTTCTGCACGGCGCGGGGCCGCCGcctagggcggcggcgcgggcgggcgccGGTGAAGGCGTAGACGTCCTCCTCGATCTCCTCGGTCGTCAGCGTCACGGAGAACCGCGCCCGGTCGAGGGGCTCCGCGCGCGCCCGCGACGGCCtccgctccggcggcggcgacgcgctcGCGGACGGCGCCGCCACCTTGGGGCGCCGCCGGGTGCGCAGCTTCCACGGCCGCGAGGCGGAGGTAGGCTCcgcgtcctccgccaccgccgccacgtggtggcccacgccggcggcgtcgctgcTCCCCGCTCCCACCCCGCTCGGGTGGCGCGGGGCCGCCTTCTCCGCGTCCGCGTCGACCTTCCCCGGGGAGCGCCTGGCGGCAGCGTTGGCGCTCGcgatgccggcgccggcgcggttgACGTGGGCCGCGCACCGCAGCACGCGGTGGCTCCCCCACGTCTTGAGCGACGGGAACGAGgaaaaggcggcggcggcctggcgcgCGCTCGacgtggccgcggccgcggccgccgcagcggcgtcggcggcgggatccgggggaggcggcggccgcggctcggCCGGGATCACCATGGCCGTGGGCGACGTGGCTGCGACGCGCGCGGGGGCGGGAGAAACCCTAGGCGgatcggagggcggcggcgacggcgtcgtcgAGAGGAGCGCGCGGGACGtggtgagggagaagggagaggcgAGGAGACGAGAAGAGCAGGGCCTCGCCGCCTGGGTGAtggaagtgtgtgtgtgtgtggggggggagGAAAAATAGATGGAATAGTGGGTGTTGGTGACGAATAAATATTGGGGGCGTGTGCGTTGAGGGCTTGACGGGTATTTCAGTGTTTTtcattttgtttcttttttttctttgcgtCTGGGATTTTAGATAAGACGGTGTGTGCTACTGCGCTGTTGGTGTTTTGTGTGGAATTTGCATGCAACACCTTTTGTGGTATTCAAGAGAGGCAATTCGTTGATGTGCTTTTGCACTCTTGACCTTCCTATTTCATATGGGGGGCTGAATTTTTATAATATTAATGTAGTAGTTAATGGGACTATCGGCTTTGTTAAATTTGAGATCTGCATCATAAAAGTTAGGGAGCCTTCTCATCTTAGGGTGAACATCTTACACCAGTGGCAATGACAGCTTTATGGAGAGTTTCATAACACTAAATTCTACGCCACATCATCAACTTTGCTAACATGTCGTTTGCTGACACAATTCCCCTCTATTTTTGTCGTTTGTTGTACTCTCAATTTGTTTTCGAGGAATCACAAATAAATTTTGGCCACAATCGCAAATAAGTATTTCAGGGGCACAAGAATTTTATTTTGTGTAACACCATCAGCCATACAAAGTATAACCGTAGCACCTCTTATGTCTTGTCATCACTTACTGTGCACAAGCCTAGCATATCGATATAGCACGTGTCCAAAATTGAAAACAACGGAATGGACAATGTACTATCGAACAGTGCATGTGTTGCTAGTATTGGGGTGTTTGGATCTAAATGCTAATACTTAAAGTGATTAAGTTTAGCACTACTCTATCCAAACAGGAGTGCTAAATGAAGTGAGGTAAAATTTaactaaaatttaaaattttagcgCCCACTCTTAGTCCATCCAAACAATCTTCCCCTGAAAACCGTGAGATTTGGAGCGACGGCAGCTTGCTCTCCTAGCACCAGCCCTAGAGCAGGGCCGGCTTAGAAGGGGGTGCAGGCGGGGCGATGGCTTGGGGCCCACGGATCAGGAGGGCCCAAAATTTAGTATGCAATAGTAGTAATATTTGGTCCAACTCAGAGTATACGAGCAGGCAGTTAGGCACCCAACTAGTCACGTAGGTCTTCCGGACTTCCGCATGAATTATATATATCCACTATGTTCTGCTGGCTGCTTCTCCATccaaccaacagtatttttctctcacaccaaactaGCACTAGCCAGCCATcagtaattttctctcacaacaaaccagcaccagccaccagccgcagccagCAGAATCGAGCAATTATTAGAATTTCTATCTTCCTTTTAATTACAGtcttaaataaaaaaagttgGCCTAAGAACCTCCACAATGTGAGGCTTGAGTGATTCTAAAAAATAAGAAAGAGAATTAGGGTCATTACTTTACACATTGTGGAAGCCAATGCTTATTTCAAGcgatgccaaaaaaaaaatgtggagCGGGACAAGAATTTGCGCTGGTGCCAATTCCATTAAAAATCGTTTCATTATCCTTATCAGATTTCCTCACCAACTGCCGCTCACAACTTGTCTCGAGTTTAGGAAGAGAAAAATTAAAAGCAATGCTATTTTATTTGATGTGGATTCCAAGCATATTTGATAGTTTCGATGCTTATTCATCTGTACACTGCAGTTCTGTAAGGCCGATGCGTATTCACTcactttgaattttttttaaacgtCACTGTAATAATATGGAGGGCCTAAAGACCCATAATATTTGGCTCGCTCTAAGGCCCTTCAAAATCATGATCACAGAAAGCGATATGCCTCCGAGGGGATTCCCTGATGATTATTCAGAAAGCACCACGGTTTGTACGCAAAGAAGCGCCGTCGGGTATGCGAGGGGCAAAAGGGGGAAATGGATTAAAATGGCCTGGCCGGCGCTGGCTGAGTTGGCCGCCTGCCACACGCAACGCGAGGCGAGCGCCGAGCGCGCGCTCCTGGCGCCCGGCGGccctcacaagtcacaacaaCCTGCGCGTTTAATAAACGCCGTCGCGTCCGGACGGGAACGGGACGGGCCCCAACCGACGGGATGACACGCGGGCCACGGGAACAGCAGCACCtcgcgggccccacatgtcggTGTGGTTTTTCTACGCCGCCTTTCCGTTTCTGTCGCTGCAGTGTAGCCCTCGCAcgaggtgagagagagagaaggccaCACGGATTGGGGGGCGTGCGGGTGAGGctactgacgggtgggcccgtgGAGGTGGGACCCGCACGTCGGTGTGGAGCGTGGTGGTCTGGAACGTCTCGGCTCTGGTTCGAATGTTCACAGGGGGAGGAGGGCGCTGCGGCGTTCACGTgaccgctcgctcgctcgccgccgGACGAGTCGTCGGCTCGTCGCTGTGGCTTGCTCCTGCTCGCGATTGAGTGGCCGCCAGCCGCGGCTGCCATGTGGGGCCCGACCGTCTCGCTCCATGCGACGCAGACGCAGGCAGCAGGGGGAGCTTTCGCGATGCGACCGACTGTTGATTCTTCCCTCGCATGCCTGTAGATTCGTCCGTGGTCTGCGTGCATCGACGGGACGTGCACGTTGCTTGCAGGATCGCGAGCACGAGACCCGCGTGGTAATTGTTCGGTTTCGGGTAGAATATTCGTAGATTTTGGGTTTTGCATGTTCGAGTTTCGGGTATGATTTCTCACTCACGGTTTTCGGATTTGGGCCCCCGAAACTTATCAGGTTCGGTTTCGGGTCTGGTTTTTACCCGCTGATACCTAATGGATAACTGTTTGGAGCAAAACCTCATGTTTTATAGTATACTTAGTAATAACTGTGTTTAtttagactattaaatttattctaTATCGACTTAggaaattatttattatttattacatCTTGTTTATACATGTAAACGTTATATATTATGCATACGTTTGTAAAAAGTACTTATTGCTTTTACTATATTGCCATACAAAAGCGGGTTTCGGACGTCCAATCGGATTTCAGGTATCCACAGGTTTCAGGGATGGATTTTGATCCGAATTAGTgatcgggtcgggttcgggtttcggttttgagCATCCAAACACTCCATCCGACCCGAACCTGATCCGAACCCGACTCGTTGCCATTCCTAGACCCTCAACCTGTTCTGCTCGAAATAAGTGGCTAGACTGGAATAAGTGGCCCTTGCGGACCTAGAAGTCCTAGAAAGAATtttaaccactaattagaggtgtcaaatttacaaaactaattctAGAACTCTTCTTGTACATGGTCCGGTTTTAAACCGGGCAACCCGCGTAACCAGCCCATACTAAACCACTCCTAGAGACCATATACGGGTTGGTTTGAGTCCCGTTTAACTGCATAACCCGTTCCAAGCTCAACGTGCCTGAGCGAGTCCGTCTCCGCACTGCGTCTCGTCAACACCAGCGCCCTCGCGACCATGGAAGAGCGAGGCCTGACATGAGCAGGAACAACAGAACAGCGTGAGCTTGAGCCCCCACGGCAGGCTAGATGACAACGATGATTTCCATGCACTTGAGGAACGAGAGCATGACGCCGCGTGGAGCAGCATCCGACGGTGAGGACGCGCGTCGCTGCATTGGCCTTGCTTGATACGTTTGCTGTAACTAGTGGCCGGTTTAAACAATAACAGTCCAATCCATGGTTTCTAAACCGTCAACTGAGTTCTTTGGCGGTCTGGGTTGGTTTGTAACCAAAATCTGATAAAACCTGACCATGTACAAGGTGATCCAGAACACTTACGCTAGGAATCCTGCGCTCGAAATTTTGAATCCAATAGACGGTcttcataaaaataaaaatataaatcatAAGGTATTAATTAAACTTACAAAATTGTAGAAACCTAGATTCTTTTTAGCAGGATAGTAgaatcaaagtttttttttgacacaTATATATAGTCAGCACGAAATCGCGGAGCCAATTCCCCCGCCAATATTATGGCCCTGTCGCGACCATGACACGAGCGCGTTTACACGAATCTGAAAGCAGAACAAAGCGAGGGATCCACAGTCTCGTACTGCCAACTGGGTCCACCGGCTTCCCGAtacgccgccgcagcagcaaccGCCGCAGTGTCCGCCGCTTCAGAATTCATAACCGCTCGCTTCGCGCCCTGTCCCTCCGTCACCGCGACCACCACTTCTTCCACCCCCGCTCGGGTTCGTTCGAACTCCTCTCTCCCCGCCACGCTCCACAACCAAAGAAGGCGCGATCGACATGGAGCGATACGAGCGCGCGGTTGCTGGCCAGCGCGAGGGGGAAGAAGAGCAGGGAGGCGAGGTCCCGGTGCCAGGCGCGGTGGCCGGTGCTGCCGAGGGCGGCATGGCGCGCGAGGCCGCGTCGTCGGACCAGGAGGATATCTCGGGGATGGGTAatgccggcggccatggagcgGCGGAGTCGGAGAGCGACTACGAGGAAGAGGAAAATAAGGTGATCTTCAATTGCTCCGGTGACACGAGAGACGGTTCTGAATTCCGAAATTCCCCGTTCTTGACTCTTCTTTCTCTGTTCATCGGAGCAGGACGCTCTGACGGAGGAGTCGGTGGTGGTCGCTCCGGCGGGCAATGCCGGTCGTGGGGTAGACTCCAGGAGCGCCCAGAACGAGGACCATGAGATGCCGGAGGAGAACCCTGCGGCGACTCACTTCGGTACGGTTTCCAATTCCAAATCAGCCCGACGTGCTCTCCCTGTTCTTGTTTGTCTTGTTGATTCTGAGTCTCTAACCATGAGTCGTCAGGGCTTCGAGGATTCCGACCCGCCAGGCGCGCGATCATGCGCGCTATGCCGCCGTCGTCCTACCGCCACATGCCGCTCCGGAGCAGGAAGCGGCCCAACCCGACTCGCTTGGCCGACATGGGAGGCGCAGGGTCGGGCGGCGCCAATGCTCATGATCCTGGCACGTACTCGGAAGCAGCAGGCGGCCCGCCGCCCTCTGCCGCCCTCGGCTCAGCGCCGGCGACGCTGCGATTCGCTGGTCCCTCTGCGACGATCCATGCTAGCCATGGCGCCAGGAACGAAGCACTGGGCTTGACGGCGAGACGCTCTGGTAAGGCCTACTTTGACCCTGACTGCCTTCGTTCTTGGATGCCATTATATTTTCCCCATTTCATCTGATCGGAATGCGGCGTGCGCCAGAGATGGACGCCTCGGTTGCAAAGCCGAGTTCCGGCGATCGCAAGAGCGGCACCAACGCGAAggacgcggcagcggcggcggcgccctcgtcATGCCGCTTACCTTCTCGCAGCAGGAAGCAGCGCCGCCCCGAGCACTTCACCTCCGACTCCGAGGAAGCCGCGGCCGCAGCCCGCGCCAAGGCTCACCGGAGCAACGCTGCTCTGGACAGGTTCCTCACGTCACAGGTTGGCGGGCCAGGAGAGCCTGACGGAAGGGCAAGGATTCTCGCCATCGTTGCCATTCTCGGCGCTTCTCTGGCGCTCAGCGCGGTCTCGTGCCTGCTCTTCTACATCGCCGGCCAGCAAACAGACCCTCCTGCTGGGCCGTCCGACTCGCACAAGAAGAAGGTAAGCGTCTCGTTTTGTGATGATCCAGTGCTGGCCAATTGCTGAATTCTGGGCTCTGACTTGAATGTGTCTGTTCTTCAGTGAGCGATCCGAATGGTTCAATTGCAGCCAGCTTTTTCTTCAGTGAGCGATCCAAAAGGTTCGACATC contains:
- the LOC120706100 gene encoding atherin-like — its product is MVIPAEPRPPPPPDPAADAAAAAAAAATSSARQAAAAFSSFPSLKTWGSHRVLRCAAHVNRAGAGIASANAAARRSPGKVDADAEKAAPRHPSGVGAGSSDAAGVGHHVAAVAEDAEPTSASRPWKLRTRRRPKVAAPSASASPPPERRPSRARAEPLDRARFSVTLTTEEIEEDVYAFTGARPRRRPRRRPRAVQKQLDMLFPGLWLSEITAESYRVPDDR